A region from the Streptosporangium sp. NBC_01756 genome encodes:
- a CDS encoding AraC family transcriptional regulator: MDVLSDAIGVMRLGRPHSTEIRKHAPWGVRAEPFSGAGFHVVLEGTCWLIPPEGAAIAMSVGDVVCLPHGCGHALVDSPATPLAGAPSASLLDLPPSDDDGERATTILLCGAYTLDQTRPHPLFEELPEVIHLPARLGHRTPLHVAVNLLGDEIANPDHGTEAVVSALLDIMLLYILRAWLDEQTEDGSATGWAATLRDPAITAALRHIHQEPAGQWTVEMLGATAGLSRAAFSRRFTSLVGTPPLGYLTWWRMTLAAQLLRDTDKPVQAVGQRTGYTSEFAFAKAFKREHGLAPGRYRQQSRR; this comes from the coding sequence ATGGACGTTCTCAGCGATGCGATCGGTGTCATGCGCCTCGGGCGCCCGCATTCCACCGAGATCCGCAAGCACGCTCCATGGGGAGTGCGGGCCGAGCCGTTCTCCGGAGCCGGCTTCCATGTGGTCCTGGAGGGGACATGCTGGCTGATCCCGCCGGAGGGCGCCGCGATCGCCATGAGCGTGGGTGATGTGGTGTGCCTGCCGCACGGCTGCGGGCACGCTCTGGTCGACAGCCCGGCGACGCCCCTGGCCGGCGCACCCTCGGCCTCGCTGCTGGACCTGCCGCCAAGCGACGACGACGGCGAGCGGGCCACAACGATCCTGCTGTGCGGCGCGTACACGCTCGACCAGACCCGGCCACATCCACTGTTCGAGGAACTGCCCGAGGTCATCCACTTACCGGCACGGCTCGGCCACCGCACGCCGCTGCATGTTGCCGTCAACCTGCTCGGCGATGAGATCGCCAACCCCGACCACGGCACCGAAGCGGTCGTGTCGGCCCTGCTGGACATCATGCTGCTCTACATCCTGCGGGCCTGGCTCGACGAGCAGACCGAGGACGGCTCGGCCACCGGGTGGGCCGCCACGCTGCGCGACCCGGCGATCACTGCAGCGCTGCGGCATATCCACCAGGAACCCGCCGGGCAGTGGACAGTCGAAATGCTCGGCGCGACAGCCGGACTGTCACGGGCAGCGTTCTCGCGCCGGTTCACCTCATTGGTCGGCACACCACCGCTGGGCTACCTGACCTGGTGGCGAATGACCCTCGCGGCGCAACTGCTCCGCGACACCGACAAACCGGTACAAGCCGTCGGGCAACGCACCGGCTACACCTCCGAATTCGCCTTCGCCAAAGCATTCAAACGAGAGCACGGCCTGGCCCCCGGCCGCTACCGGCAGCAATCGCGGAGATAG
- a CDS encoding transposase: protein MTRRRRQFSSEFKEEAVRMVLEGERTVASVALSCRTQAHAWGPHSGTTGENCNPNCNPAGFRHQKGPLPESGRGPLTCGGWEI from the coding sequence GTGACGAGGCGTCGCAGGCAGTTCTCATCGGAGTTCAAGGAAGAGGCCGTCCGGATGGTGCTGGAGGGCGAGCGGACGGTCGCGTCGGTGGCGCTCTCATGCAGGACGCAAGCACACGCATGGGGTCCGCACTCTGGGACGACGGGTGAGAACTGCAACCCAAACTGCAACCCGGCAGGGTTCAGGCATCAAAAAGGCCCTCTCCCAGAATCTGGGAGAGGGCCTCTGACCTGCGGAGGCTGGGAGATTTGA
- a CDS encoding replication initiator has protein sequence MPRAGIKAIAAATYHQVWWPSVDEVKFDGDHLPVWTPRADLPDGKTYSDGQDGDYLDPATEELLPTWREALDRLDTDDKTEPLHVVRFGPQVDVQGILAGTPDADQCIRYLSKYLTKSLGDTLDTDNPAQHQHQHAARMVEALRYEPCSPACPNWLRGAPPLIPMRTIRQCVLA, from the coding sequence ATGCCACGCGCGGGGATCAAGGCCATCGCCGCGGCCACCTATCACCAGGTGTGGTGGCCATCCGTCGACGAGGTCAAGTTCGACGGCGATCACCTGCCGGTATGGACGCCGCGGGCCGACCTTCCCGACGGAAAGACTTACTCAGACGGTCAAGACGGCGACTACCTCGACCCGGCCACCGAAGAACTCCTGCCGACCTGGCGGGAGGCACTCGACCGGCTCGACACCGACGACAAGACCGAACCCCTACACGTGGTCCGCTTCGGCCCCCAAGTCGACGTGCAGGGCATCCTCGCCGGCACCCCCGACGCCGACCAGTGCATCCGCTACCTGTCCAAGTACCTGACCAAGAGCCTCGGCGACACCCTCGACACCGACAACCCCGCCCAGCACCAGCACCAGCACGCGGCCCGGATGGTCGAAGCACTCCGCTACGAACCCTGCTCTCCGGCCTGCCCGAACTGGCTGCGCGGAGCGCCGCCCTTGATACCTATGAGAACAATTCGGCAGTGTGTGTTGGCGTGA
- a CDS encoding MFS transporter, which yields MSMTETSTPSASALDPSGTGVDAATGGRARKVALLLFVVCAAQFLDAMDIATMGPALPQIQRELGMTPDALQWVVSAYTLGFGSTLLLGGRLADLFDRRKLLIGWLSVFAIASLAGGLADGTDVLVVARLVKGVSAGFTAPVAMAILLDAFRDEKARNRALGTFLAITTVGYSLGLVLGGILAGVTWRLVLFLPAAAAVIVVALAIVAVPGGSARQQNRQRIDVVGAVLVTGGAIALVYGISCAAAVGWADITVIGPLVAAAALLAVFVLVERAHPNPLIPLAIFTRPQLVRANLCILMFGAYVGFQFVLTLYYQDQLDWSPLQAGLAFLLGAVLTGATARYAAVAVTRYGPWPVATLGLLTLGVGYLTWALLIGNTSTMLILLVQQVLGGIGFAAAYTALNIAAVGGARQDEQGLAAGLFNAASQIGAGIVLAAITTAFTANADGGLGSYRAGLWTITAVSTAITLLAATGILANRTKDPTS from the coding sequence ATGAGCATGACAGAGACCTCCACGCCGTCCGCCTCCGCGCTGGATCCCTCCGGGACCGGCGTTGACGCCGCTACGGGCGGACGCGCCAGAAAGGTCGCGCTGCTGCTGTTTGTCGTGTGCGCGGCGCAGTTCCTCGACGCGATGGACATCGCGACCATGGGTCCCGCCCTACCGCAGATCCAGCGGGAACTGGGCATGACGCCGGACGCCCTGCAATGGGTGGTGAGTGCCTACACGCTCGGCTTCGGCAGCACCCTGCTGCTCGGCGGCCGACTGGCCGACCTCTTCGACCGTAGAAAGCTGCTGATCGGCTGGCTGTCCGTGTTCGCGATCGCCAGTCTCGCCGGCGGCCTGGCCGACGGGACAGACGTTCTCGTGGTCGCGCGGCTGGTGAAAGGCGTCAGCGCGGGATTCACCGCCCCGGTGGCGATGGCCATCCTCCTTGACGCCTTCCGTGACGAGAAGGCACGCAACCGCGCCCTCGGCACGTTCCTGGCCATTACCACGGTCGGCTACTCGCTCGGTCTGGTCCTCGGCGGCATCCTCGCCGGCGTCACCTGGCGGCTTGTGCTGTTCCTCCCTGCGGCGGCCGCCGTCATCGTCGTCGCCCTGGCCATCGTTGCGGTGCCGGGCGGCTCCGCCCGGCAGCAGAACCGGCAGCGGATCGACGTCGTCGGTGCGGTCCTGGTGACGGGCGGCGCCATCGCGCTCGTCTACGGGATCAGCTGTGCTGCGGCCGTCGGTTGGGCCGATATCACCGTCATCGGCCCATTGGTGGCCGCGGCCGCGCTGCTGGCGGTGTTCGTCCTGGTCGAACGGGCACACCCGAACCCGTTGATCCCGCTCGCCATCTTCACCCGCCCCCAACTCGTGCGGGCCAACCTCTGCATCCTGATGTTCGGCGCCTACGTCGGCTTCCAGTTCGTCCTCACGCTCTACTACCAGGACCAGCTGGACTGGTCGCCCCTGCAGGCCGGACTGGCGTTCCTGCTCGGCGCTGTGCTCACCGGGGCGACGGCGCGATACGCCGCCGTCGCCGTCACGAGATATGGCCCCTGGCCGGTGGCGACGCTCGGCCTGCTCACGCTCGGCGTGGGCTACCTCACCTGGGCACTGCTCATCGGCAACACCAGCACGATGCTGATCCTTCTCGTGCAGCAGGTGCTCGGCGGCATCGGCTTCGCCGCCGCCTACACGGCGCTCAACATCGCTGCAGTCGGAGGTGCCCGCCAAGATGAGCAGGGCCTGGCTGCCGGCCTGTTCAACGCCGCCAGCCAGATCGGGGCCGGGATCGTCCTCGCAGCGATCACCACCGCCTTCACCGCGAACGCCGACGGTGGGCTGGGCAGCTATCGCGCCGGCCTGTGGACGATCACCGCAGTCTCCACCGCGATCACACTGCTCGCCGCAACGGGAATCCTCGCCAACCGCACGAAGGACCCGACTTCTTGA
- a CDS encoding leucine-rich repeat domain-containing protein translates to MVRATTDQAIDAVRAAGGGDLDLARRGLTTVQESIRRLSGVTGLDLSGNRLTSLPNWIGSLADLTRLDLSDNALSVLPDAIGDPTNLRELRLKNTRISALPASIGKLTRIATLDVDYNQLTEPLAPSATFGCPVCGRPTCDSWQIGMGVSQEGLAVTAC, encoded by the coding sequence GTGGTGCGGGCGACGACCGATCAGGCGATCGACGCGGTTCGGGCGGCCGGTGGGGGTGACCTGGACCTGGCCCGGCGCGGGCTGACCACGGTGCAGGAGTCCATCCGGCGCCTCTCCGGGGTGACCGGCCTCGACCTGTCCGGCAATCGGCTCACGTCGTTGCCCAACTGGATCGGGAGCCTCGCCGACCTCACGCGGCTGGACCTGTCCGACAATGCCCTGTCGGTGCTGCCAGACGCAATTGGCGATCCCACCAACCTCCGCGAGCTGCGCCTCAAGAACACCCGCATCTCGGCGCTGCCGGCGAGCATCGGCAAGCTCACCAGGATCGCCACACTGGACGTGGACTACAACCAGCTCACCGAACCCCTTGCCCCGTCGGCTACTTTCGGTTGCCCCGTATGCGGGCGGCCGACATGCGATTCATGGCAGATCGGGATGGGCGTCTCACAGGAGGGCCTAGCCGTCACGGCGTGCTGA
- a CDS encoding YunG family protein — MPITADELRPYFRSAWGADTCYPDSREEWTPRNPARDQCGMTALVVQDILGGDLIIGEVHVGGVQIGHHYWNRLLDGSEVDLTADQFRPDEEVVGGKVVARPPDAPCRHREQYELLRERVLEALAADARS; from the coding sequence ATGCCGATCACCGCCGATGAGCTTCGTCCATACTTCCGATCAGCGTGGGGCGCCGACACCTGCTACCCCGACAGTCGGGAGGAGTGGACTCCCCGGAACCCAGCCCGCGATCAGTGCGGCATGACGGCGCTGGTCGTGCAGGACATCCTGGGCGGTGATCTGATCATCGGCGAGGTCCACGTGGGCGGCGTGCAGATCGGCCACCACTACTGGAACCGGCTACTGGATGGTTCCGAAGTGGACCTCACCGCGGACCAGTTCCGGCCGGATGAGGAGGTGGTGGGCGGCAAAGTGGTCGCTCGACCGCCGGACGCTCCGTGCCGTCACCGCGAGCAGTACGAACTCTTGCGCGAGCGAGTACTTGAAGCGCTGGCCGCCGATGCGCGGTCCTGA
- a CDS encoding organic hydroperoxide resistance protein, whose protein sequence is MSLYTATATATGRDGRAFSSDGKLNVDLALQKELGGTGDGTNPEQLFAAGYAACFATSMQLVAQQQKIDVSGMSVTAEVGLVPNGQGGFKLEVTLRTKLPQSLPREAGRELIEATHQVCPYSNATRGNIPVELLAE, encoded by the coding sequence ATGAGCCTCTACACCGCGACGGCGACCGCGACCGGCCGCGACGGCCGCGCCTTCAGTTCCGACGGCAAGTTGAACGTTGACCTGGCCCTGCAGAAGGAGCTGGGCGGCACCGGCGACGGCACCAACCCCGAGCAGCTCTTCGCGGCGGGCTACGCGGCCTGCTTCGCCACCTCCATGCAGCTGGTGGCGCAACAGCAGAAGATCGACGTCTCGGGCATGTCGGTCACCGCCGAGGTCGGCCTCGTCCCCAACGGCCAGGGCGGCTTCAAGCTCGAAGTCACCCTGCGGACGAAGCTGCCGCAGAGCCTGCCCCGGGAAGCCGGTCGTGAGCTCATCGAGGCCACCCATCAGGTCTGCCCGTACTCCAACGCCACGCGCGGCAACATCCCGGTCGAGTTGCTCGCCGAGTAA
- a CDS encoding aldo/keto reductase yields MARLPSPHPVDLTPRRWWGDHLAVPVGLGGNTFGRTTDAAASHRVLDAFAEAGGALVDTADTYSDGASEAIVGAWMRDRKNRDQVVVSTKGGNHPRFEGLSATTVAAAVEESLRRLGTDYIDLYFAHYQDDRTPIEESAAAFDALVRAGKIRAIGLSNFTADAVREWIDTAGSGGFAAPVALQPHYSLVHRQPFEGEFAPLASETGLAVLPYRALGGGFLSGKYRTDADTEDRARGAGVRPLLTPEGLHLLDTIDAIAHDHHARAATIALAWLMHQPAVTAPLASATSRAQLEELLAAPAVTLDEAEITRLNTAADDLA; encoded by the coding sequence GTGGCTCGACTCCCCTCACCCCACCCCGTCGATCTCACACCGCGGCGCTGGTGGGGTGACCACCTCGCAGTGCCGGTCGGGCTGGGGGGCAACACGTTCGGCCGCACCACCGACGCCGCTGCATCCCATCGGGTCCTCGATGCGTTCGCCGAAGCCGGAGGTGCGCTGGTCGACACCGCCGACACCTACTCCGACGGAGCATCGGAGGCCATCGTTGGAGCCTGGATGCGTGACCGGAAGAACCGCGACCAGGTGGTGGTGTCGACGAAGGGCGGCAACCACCCGCGTTTCGAGGGACTGTCCGCGACCACCGTGGCCGCTGCTGTCGAAGAGTCGCTGCGTCGACTGGGCACCGACTACATCGACCTGTACTTCGCGCACTACCAGGACGACCGGACGCCGATCGAGGAGAGCGCGGCAGCGTTCGACGCTCTGGTCCGGGCCGGCAAGATCCGGGCCATCGGACTCTCGAACTTCACCGCCGACGCCGTCCGTGAGTGGATCGACACCGCTGGCAGCGGCGGCTTCGCCGCACCGGTCGCGCTCCAACCGCACTACAGCCTGGTTCATCGGCAGCCGTTCGAGGGGGAGTTCGCCCCGCTTGCGAGCGAGACCGGTCTTGCGGTGCTTCCTTACCGGGCCCTCGGTGGCGGATTCCTGTCGGGCAAGTACCGCACCGATGCTGACACCGAGGACCGAGCCAGGGGAGCCGGCGTGCGACCTCTGCTCACGCCTGAGGGCCTCCACCTGCTCGACACCATCGACGCGATCGCCCACGACCATCACGCTCGGGCCGCCACGATCGCTCTGGCCTGGCTGATGCACCAACCGGCCGTTACGGCACCGTTGGCCTCCGCCACCTCCCGTGCGCAGCTCGAAGAGCTCCTGGCAGCGCCAGCCGTCACGCTGGACGAAGCGGAGATCACCCGCCTCAACACCGCAGCCGATGACCTTGCATAG
- a CDS encoding transposase codes for MTRRRRQFSPEFKEEAIRMVLEGDRTVASVAREFGINASTLGSWVNRHRIVSAQDEQPPPVSGPERARIRELERENAELREKLIFLKKAAFFAAETR; via the coding sequence GTGACGAGGCGTCGTAGGCAGTTCTCGCCGGAGTTCAAGGAAGAAGCCATCCGCATGGTGCTGGAGGGTGATCGGACGGTCGCGTCGGTGGCGCGCGAGTTCGGGATCAACGCCAGCACTCTGGGCAGCTGGGTCAACCGGCATCGGATCGTGAGTGCTCAGGATGAGCAGCCGCCGCCGGTTTCCGGGCCGGAGCGGGCCCGGATCCGGGAGTTGGAGCGGGAGAACGCCGAGCTGCGCGAGAAGTTGATCTTCTTGAAAAAAGCGGCCTTCTTCGCGGCAGAGACTCGATGA